A genomic window from Candidatus Paceibacterota bacterium includes:
- a CDS encoding PilT/PilU family type 4a pilus ATPase, which produces MEQSSLLKELLEIAIDAGASDLHITPDNYPALRVAGNLIFLKKTRKISEEEASDFAFELMGKERKEAFLRDRQIDFSYDFKKNARFRVNAFFQERTVACALRLISSKVPTIEQLKLPKILHDFIRHPQGFILVTGPSSQGKSTTLASMLNEISTTRSEHIITIEDPIEYTLEENGSIINQREVGRDAVGFKEALKASFRQDPDVIMIGEMRDNETMATAITAAETGHLVFATLHTNSAFQTIHRIVDSFPSDQQNQIRAQLSGSLIAVISQRLVPCLKGGLIPVCEIMINTPATANLIRENKIHEIPLVIETSMESGMISQNRSLANLIKAKEIDLDVALNYSQNPNELRSMLS; this is translated from the coding sequence ATGGAACAATCATCTTTATTAAAAGAACTATTGGAAATTGCAATTGACGCAGGAGCATCTGATCTCCATATTACTCCTGATAATTATCCTGCTTTGCGCGTTGCCGGAAACCTTATTTTTCTTAAAAAGACCAGGAAAATAAGCGAGGAAGAAGCATCTGATTTTGCTTTTGAGCTTATGGGAAAAGAAAGAAAAGAAGCATTCTTAAGGGACAGACAGATTGATTTTTCTTATGATTTTAAAAAGAACGCAAGATTCAGAGTGAATGCTTTTTTTCAAGAAAGAACCGTTGCTTGCGCTCTTCGCCTTATTTCAAGCAAAGTGCCTACTATTGAACAGTTGAAACTTCCGAAAATACTGCATGACTTTATACGTCATCCCCAGGGTTTTATTCTTGTTACCGGGCCTTCAAGCCAAGGAAAGTCAACTACTCTTGCCTCCATGTTAAATGAAATCAGCACTACAAGGTCAGAGCATATTATAACAATTGAAGATCCGATAGAATATACTCTTGAAGAAAACGGATCGATTATAAATCAAAGAGAAGTAGGAAGAGACGCTGTGGGTTTTAAAGAAGCCCTTAAGGCGTCCTTCAGGCAGGACCCTGATGTTATTATGATAGGGGAAATGAGGGACAATGAAACAATGGCCACTGCAATTACGGCTGCTGAAACCGGACATCTTGTTTTTGCCACGCTTCACACAAATTCTGCTTTTCAAACGATTCACAGAATAGTTGATTCTTTTCCATCTGACCAGCAAAATCAAATAAGGGCTCAGTTGTCAGGATCTCTTATTGCTGTAATTTCCCAGCGTCTTGTTCCTTGCTTAAAAGGCGGTCTTATTCCGGTTTGCGAAATAATGATAAATACGCCTGCTACGGCAAATTTAATAAGAGAGAATAAGATACATGAAATTCCTTTAGTAATAGAAACATCAATGGAATCCGGAATGATTTCTCAAAACAGATCTCTTGCTAATTTGATAAAAGCAAAGGAGATTGACCTTGATGTCGCTTTAAATTATTCGCAAAACCCGAATGAATTAAGAAGCATGCTTTCTTAA
- a CDS encoding response regulator, which yields MKKILLVEDDSFLSNIYSIKLKEAGFSVELAFSGEEAVKKAKEQKPDLILLDIILPGISGWEALEKIRKEEGPQGSKVLVLSNLNKETEIDKGTKLGVVKHLVKAHYTPSDIIEEIKETLKR from the coding sequence ATGAAAAAAATATTACTAGTGGAAGACGACTCTTTTTTGTCAAACATATATTCTATTAAATTAAAAGAAGCAGGTTTTTCAGTTGAACTTGCCTTTAGCGGAGAAGAAGCGGTAAAAAAAGCAAAAGAGCAAAAGCCAGACCTTATTCTTCTTGATATTATTCTGCCCGGAATAAGCGGATGGGAAGCGCTTGAAAAAATAAGGAAGGAAGAAGGTCCGCAAGGGTCAAAGGTTCTTGTTCTTTCTAATTTGAATAAAGAAACAGAGATTGATAAAGGAACCAAACTTGGAGTTGTAAAACATCTTGTTAAAGCTCATTACACTCCAAGCGATATCATAGAAGAAATAAAAGAAACCTTGAAACGCTGA
- a CDS encoding GspE/PulE family protein, with the protein MNITKELVKKGIIDKSEAAFIENESKSSERTEEDVILEKEIVSEDFLFQLKSEILRIPLKTISSENIELKTLEIIPEESARYYKMISLSRENNYLDVGMVYPEDLKAREALEFLARQSKVNYNVFLILPSEFEKILRKYRTLKQEVGKALEELEEDVRKKITETEEKGKQIEGIVEEAPISKVVAVVLRHAVDGKASDVHIEPGKERVRVRFRLDGILYPSLFLPLKIHAAIISRIKILCSLKIDETRIPQDGRFSAKISGNDVDFRVSTLPTSFGEKAVIRILDSSQRKIDFESLGLTGRNLELIKKMLIKPFGMILSTGPTGSGKTTTLYVALGLLNKEEKNVVTLEDPVEYFMEGVNQSQVKPEIGYNFVNGLRHILRQDPDVIMVGEIRDKETASLAVHAALTGHIVLSTLHTSNSFGVIPRLIDMGVKQFLIPPTLKIAIAQRLVRKLCPYCKKKTKLNSKLEEIVKKDLESLPAAVKEENKISSEIVVYEAVGCARCRKIGYSGRIGLYEILEITDEIKEIVLKNPSETAIKKESYRQGMVTMRQDGFIKAIEGVTTIEEVLRTTEES; encoded by the coding sequence ATGAATATTACAAAAGAACTGGTAAAAAAAGGAATAATTGACAAAAGCGAAGCGGCTTTTATAGAAAATGAATCTAAATCTTCAGAGAGAACCGAAGAGGATGTTATTTTGGAAAAAGAAATTGTTTCTGAAGATTTTCTTTTCCAGCTGAAAAGCGAAATATTAAGAATTCCTTTAAAAACAATATCTTCTGAGAACATAGAGCTAAAGACGCTTGAGATAATTCCTGAAGAATCAGCCCGTTATTATAAAATGATTTCTCTTTCAAGAGAGAATAATTATCTTGATGTCGGTATGGTTTATCCTGAAGATTTGAAAGCAAGAGAAGCTCTTGAATTTTTAGCAAGGCAAAGCAAGGTAAATTATAATGTTTTTTTGATTCTTCCGAGCGAGTTTGAAAAGATTTTAAGAAAATACAGGACGCTAAAACAGGAAGTGGGCAAGGCCCTTGAAGAGCTTGAAGAAGATGTAAGAAAAAAGATAACGGAAACAGAAGAAAAAGGGAAGCAAATAGAAGGAATAGTGGAAGAAGCTCCCATTTCAAAGGTGGTTGCCGTTGTTCTTCGTCATGCCGTTGACGGAAAAGCTTCGGATGTTCATATTGAGCCGGGAAAGGAAAGAGTAAGAGTAAGATTTCGTCTTGACGGCATTCTTTATCCAAGCTTGTTTCTTCCTCTTAAAATTCATGCCGCTATAATCTCAAGAATTAAGATTCTTTGCAGCTTGAAGATAGATGAAACGAGAATTCCCCAAGATGGCCGTTTTTCCGCTAAAATAAGCGGCAATGATGTTGATTTCCGTGTATCTACATTGCCAACTTCTTTTGGAGAAAAAGCGGTTATCAGAATTCTTGATTCAAGCCAGAGAAAAATTGATTTTGAATCTCTGGGACTTACAGGAAGAAATCTTGAATTGATTAAAAAAATGTTAATTAAGCCCTTTGGGATGATACTTTCAACAGGGCCTACAGGGTCGGGAAAAACAACTACCCTTTATGTAGCTCTTGGACTTTTGAATAAGGAAGAAAAAAACGTTGTTACTCTTGAGGATCCTGTCGAATATTTTATGGAAGGAGTAAATCAATCACAAGTGAAGCCGGAAATAGGGTATAACTTTGTAAACGGATTAAGGCACATACTTCGCCAGGACCCGGATGTCATTATGGTTGGAGAAATCAGAGACAAAGAAACTGCTTCTCTTGCCGTTCATGCCGCCCTCACAGGGCACATAGTTTTATCTACTCTCCACACTTCAAACAGCTTTGGAGTTATCCCCAGGCTTATTGATATGGGAGTAAAACAATTTCTTATCCCGCCGACTTTGAAGATAGCTATTGCTCAAAGATTAGTCAGAAAGCTTTGCCCTTATTGTAAGAAGAAGACAAAACTTAACTCAAAATTGGAAGAAATTGTTAAAAAAGATCTTGAAAGCCTTCCTGCAGCTGTAAAGGAAGAAAATAAGATTTCTTCGGAGATAGTCGTTTATGAAGCGGTTGGCTGCGCAAGATGCAGAAAAATCGGCTATTCGGGCAGAATAGGATTGTATGAAATTTTGGAAATAACAGACGAAATCAAAGAAATTGTTCTTAAAAATCCTTCCGAGACAGCTATTAAAAAAGAATCTTACAGGCAAGGAATGGTTACAATGCGCCAAGACGGATTTATTAAAGCTATTGAGGGAGTTACGACGATTGAAGAGGTTTTAAGAACAACCGAAGAAAGCTGA
- the pilO gene encoding type 4a pilus biogenesis protein PilO, producing the protein MINIKFYIGPAIIILTILAVPVFLVPYYNDFQRLEADLRIKERQIEREKEYSVSLKVAQDRLFGYQTELKKIESAIPQGDLVVPEFYNFIKQEIANSGIILQGISIGKPFVVEVGSNLEKTTFSVTVVGTYSSFKSFLSTLYRNSRIVSVDSISMGSANEDGFFQFGLTLGVYSYGTGS; encoded by the coding sequence ATGATAAACATTAAATTTTATATAGGTCCGGCAATTATAATCTTAACTATTTTGGCTGTTCCTGTTTTTCTAGTACCCTATTACAACGATTTTCAAAGATTGGAAGCGGATTTAAGAATAAAAGAAAGGCAGATAGAAAGAGAAAAAGAATATTCTGTTTCTTTGAAAGTAGCGCAAGACAGATTGTTTGGATATCAAACCGAGCTTAAAAAAATCGAATCGGCAATTCCTCAAGGAGATCTTGTTGTTCCTGAATTCTATAATTTTATAAAACAGGAAATTGCAAACAGCGGAATTATTCTTCAGGGCATCTCAATAGGAAAGCCCTTTGTCGTTGAAGTTGGTTCAAATCTGGAAAAAACAACATTTTCAGTCACCGTTGTCGGAACTTACAGTTCTTTTAAGAGTTTTCTTTCCACTCTTTACAGAAATTCAAGAATTGTCAGCGTTGACTCTATTTCAATGGGTTCTGCCAATGAAGATGGTTTCTTCCAATTTGGATTAACGCTTGGAGTTTATTCTTACGGAACCGGCAGTTAA
- the pilM gene encoding type IV pilus assembly protein PilM — translation MGLFRKIFKIKPKKFLGIDMGTSSLRVVELGRRGKKIWLENYGEAPLEIPDSFSEAGEKFLAPEKETADILVKICKAAKINTKDASIAVPDFFSFYVAFNLPTMARDEIIQAVEYEVRPHIPLPLSEITLDWMITEGEPSKTPLKILVVAVPNNIIHYYREIANLAGLRLKTIEPEVFGLTRALIGQEDEKEIIGLIDFGAKSTTCNIVEKGVLKMSHSFRTGGTEFTNTLVRSLNIGYNEAEKAKREEGIRKDGKTKELLLPVVDSALEEIKKVFRDYFKKEGKKVEKIIIFGSSALLPGLAEYLKSQLGKEIENADPFKNISFPSSLGNLSQKRKMSLAIPIGVAIKELRK, via the coding sequence ATGGGATTATTTAGAAAAATATTTAAAATTAAGCCGAAAAAATTTCTTGGGATAGATATGGGGACTTCTTCTTTAAGAGTGGTTGAACTTGGTCGCAGGGGAAAAAAAATATGGCTTGAGAATTATGGAGAAGCACCACTTGAAATACCCGATAGTTTTTCAGAAGCAGGTGAAAAGTTTTTAGCTCCGGAAAAAGAAACCGCTGATATTTTGGTAAAAATATGCAAAGCAGCCAAGATAAATACAAAGGATGCAAGTATTGCCGTTCCTGATTTTTTTAGTTTTTATGTTGCATTTAATCTTCCCACTATGGCAAGGGATGAAATTATCCAGGCCGTTGAATATGAGGTGAGGCCTCACATACCTCTCCCTCTTTCTGAAATTACTCTCGATTGGATGATTACCGAGGGAGAACCTTCAAAAACTCCTCTTAAGATTTTGGTAGTTGCCGTTCCAAACAACATTATTCATTATTATCGCGAAATTGCCAATTTGGCAGGATTACGCCTTAAAACCATAGAGCCGGAAGTATTCGGCCTAACTAGGGCTTTAATAGGACAAGAAGATGAAAAAGAAATTATAGGGCTTATAGATTTCGGAGCTAAAAGCACAACCTGCAATATTGTGGAAAAAGGGGTTTTAAAAATGAGCCACAGTTTTAGGACTGGAGGTACTGAATTTACAAATACTCTAGTCAGGTCTCTTAATATAGGGTATAATGAAGCAGAAAAAGCGAAAAGAGAGGAAGGAATAAGAAAAGATGGAAAAACGAAAGAGTTGTTGCTTCCGGTTGTTGATTCTGCACTGGAAGAAATTAAAAAAGTTTTCAGGGACTATTTTAAAAAAGAAGGGAAAAAAGTTGAAAAAATCATTATTTTTGGATCTTCCGCTCTTTTGCCGGGGCTTGCAGAATATCTTAAAAGTCAGCTTGGAAAAGAAATTGAAAACGCAGATCCTTTTAAAAATATTTCTTTTCCTTCTTCTTTGGGAAATCTTAGCCAAAAAAGAAAAATGTCCCTTGCTATTCCGATTGGAGTTGCTATAAAAGAACTAAGGAAATAA
- the rodA gene encoding rod shape-determining protein RodA translates to MFLRHLKKFNWRIVFFAVSLSLLGMISIYSSQGDSSNFLKQAVFLTTGLMLMTVVSFFDWRVFKENSYIILFLYFLFIISLIGLFFFAPEIKGAKRWYKIGDLSFDPLEVGKIILIILFAKYFSMRHAEMYKLRHIFFSGIYVLIPSIFVFFRPDMGSAVILIFLWLGVLLFSGIKLRYFITIILIGLIIFGIGWSFFLKDYQKSRIINFISPQEDPLGAGWSQIQSKIAIGSGGIFGQGVLMGSQTQYGFLSEPHTDFIFAAIAEEMGFLGSFALFFIFLLLIRELFKIVFYSKSNFSRLFSAGLAVLLMAQFFVNIGMNLGILPVVGIPLPFVSYGGSSLISLFLSLGIIQSIKTH, encoded by the coding sequence ATGTTCTTGAGACATTTGAAAAAATTTAATTGGAGGATTGTTTTTTTTGCCGTTTCTCTTTCTCTGTTGGGAATGATTTCAATTTATTCAAGTCAGGGAGATTCTTCTAATTTTTTAAAACAAGCTGTTTTTTTGACTACTGGGCTTATGCTAATGACAGTTGTAAGTTTTTTTGATTGGAGAGTTTTTAAAGAAAATTCTTATATTATTCTTTTTTTATATTTTCTTTTTATAATTTCTCTTATCGGACTTTTTTTCTTTGCTCCGGAGATAAAAGGAGCAAAAAGATGGTATAAAATCGGTGATCTTTCTTTTGACCCCCTTGAGGTTGGAAAAATTATTCTTATTATTCTTTTTGCAAAGTACTTTTCAATGAGGCATGCTGAAATGTATAAATTAAGGCATATTTTCTTTTCGGGAATTTATGTTCTTATTCCTTCTATTTTTGTTTTTTTCAGGCCTGATATGGGCTCTGCCGTCATTCTTATTTTCCTTTGGCTAGGAGTCCTTCTTTTTTCAGGAATAAAGCTTCGTTATTTTATAACCATTATTTTAATAGGCCTTATTATTTTTGGAATAGGATGGTCATTCTTTTTGAAGGATTATCAGAAAAGCAGGATTATAAATTTCATTTCTCCTCAAGAAGATCCTTTGGGAGCTGGATGGAGCCAAATTCAGTCAAAGATAGCAATAGGTTCTGGCGGGATTTTCGGACAAGGGGTTTTAATGGGTTCTCAGACGCAGTACGGATTTTTATCAGAGCCCCATACTGATTTTATTTTTGCCGCTATTGCAGAAGAGATGGGTTTTTTAGGGTCTTTTGCTCTCTTTTTTATTTTTTTGCTCTTAATAAGAGAACTTTTTAAAATTGTTTTCTACTCAAAGTCCAATTTTTCTCGTCTTTTTAGCGCCGGACTGGCGGTTCTTTTGATGGCTCAATTTTTTGTGAATATAGGGATGAATTTGGGAATTTTGCCTGTTGTCGGGATACCTCTTCCTTTTGTAAGCTATGGAGGATCTTCTTTAATATCGCTTTTTCTTTCCCTTGGAATTATACAGAGCATAAAAACGCATTAA
- the ligA gene encoding NAD-dependent DNA ligase LigA encodes MKKEEAKKRIKKLIEIINYHRRLYHVFDRQEISDAALDSLKKELFDLEQKFPQLITPDSPTQRVGGKPLEKFKKVKHFEKMFSLNDAFSKEDVNSWVERISKLLDEEEKKRIDFYCELKIDGLAVELLYEEGLLKIGSTRGDGIIGEDVTQNLRTIEAIPLKIKTEEKKTVVRGEVFLSSEEFIKANKERKKRDLPLYASPRNLAAGSIRQLDSKITSSRNLDFFTYDLIGLPNGTHKEKHEKLKEMGFRVSSHNRYCRNLEEVYNFYEDAQKKREALSYEIDGVVVIINKNEIFNKLGSVGKASRGAIAFKFPGVQAVSIIEDIRIQVGRTGALTPVAVLKPVKIGGVIVSKATLHNEDEIRRLNLKIGDTVIVERAGDVIPDIVKPFLELRTGKEKEFKMPEFCPVCGKKTKKEKALYYCPNRNCYAIFKRSFYHFVSKKAFNIDGLGPKIIDRLIEKKLVLDPADLFDLKKEDLVPLERFADKSAENIISSIKSKRKITLDRFIYALGIRGVGEETARDLANNFKSIKALEDSAKEELEAIGNIGPVVSSFIYKWFSDIKNRKYLEKLKKVVEISNIKETKSEKLKGKSFVFTGELNSITREKAKEKVRMLGGKVSSSVSENIDYLVLGDNPGSKLKRAKEKEIKIIKENDFLKLCS; translated from the coding sequence ATGAAAAAAGAGGAAGCTAAAAAGCGCATAAAAAAGCTTATTGAGATTATAAACTACCATAGGCGCCTTTATCATGTTTTTGACAGGCAGGAGATTTCAGATGCCGCTCTTGATTCTTTAAAGAAAGAACTTTTTGACCTTGAGCAGAAGTTCCCTCAACTTATCACTCCCGATTCTCCGACCCAGAGAGTGGGAGGAAAACCTCTTGAAAAGTTTAAAAAAGTAAAGCATTTTGAAAAGATGTTTTCTTTAAACGATGCTTTTTCAAAGGAAGATGTAAACAGCTGGGTTGAAAGAATTTCCAAGCTTCTTGATGAAGAAGAAAAAAAAAGAATTGATTTTTATTGCGAATTAAAAATAGACGGCCTTGCAGTCGAACTTTTATACGAAGAAGGGCTTTTAAAGATTGGCTCAACTCGGGGAGACGGGATAATAGGAGAAGATGTTACTCAAAATCTTAGAACAATAGAGGCAATTCCTTTAAAAATAAAAACAGAAGAAAAAAAGACGGTTGTTCGGGGAGAGGTCTTTTTGTCCTCTGAAGAATTTATAAAAGCGAATAAGGAAAGAAAAAAAAGAGATCTGCCTCTTTATGCAAGCCCTAGAAATTTGGCAGCCGGTTCGATTCGCCAGCTTGATTCGAAGATTACTTCTTCAAGAAATCTTGATTTTTTCACCTATGATCTTATTGGTCTTCCAAATGGAACTCATAAAGAAAAACATGAGAAATTAAAAGAAATGGGATTTAGAGTCAGTTCTCATAATAGGTACTGCAGAAACCTTGAGGAGGTTTATAATTTTTATGAAGATGCGCAGAAGAAAAGAGAGGCGCTTTCTTATGAAATTGACGGAGTGGTTGTTATTATAAACAAAAATGAAATATTCAATAAGCTTGGCAGTGTTGGAAAAGCATCAAGGGGAGCGATTGCTTTTAAATTTCCCGGAGTTCAAGCAGTTAGCATAATCGAAGACATCAGGATTCAAGTTGGACGTACGGGAGCACTGACTCCAGTTGCCGTTTTAAAGCCGGTTAAAATAGGGGGAGTTATTGTTTCAAAGGCAACTCTCCATAATGAAGATGAAATAAGACGGCTTAATTTGAAAATTGGAGATACGGTCATTGTTGAAAGAGCGGGAGATGTTATTCCCGATATAGTAAAGCCGTTCTTGGAACTGCGGACGGGGAAGGAAAAAGAGTTTAAAATGCCCGAATTTTGCCCTGTTTGCGGCAAAAAAACAAAAAAAGAAAAAGCTCTTTATTACTGTCCGAATAGAAATTGCTATGCTATTTTCAAAAGAAGTTTTTACCATTTTGTTTCAAAAAAGGCCTTTAATATAGACGGTCTCGGGCCTAAAATAATTGACCGTCTTATTGAAAAAAAACTTGTTCTTGATCCTGCTGATTTGTTTGATTTAAAGAAAGAGGACTTAGTTCCTCTTGAGAGGTTTGCCGATAAGTCGGCAGAGAATATTATTTCATCAATAAAATCAAAAAGAAAAATTACTCTTGATCGTTTTATTTATGCTTTGGGGATAAGAGGAGTTGGAGAGGAAACGGCAAGGGATTTGGCAAATAATTTTAAAAGTATAAAAGCGCTTGAAGATAGCGCAAAAGAAGAACTGGAAGCAATAGGGAACATAGGCCCTGTTGTGTCTTCTTTCATTTATAAATGGTTTTCTGACATAAAAAATAGGAAATATTTGGAAAAATTAAAAAAAGTTGTTGAAATATCAAATATTAAAGAAACAAAAAGTGAAAAATTGAAAGGAAAAAGCTTTGTTTTCACCGGCGAGCTTAATTCAATAACAAGGGAAAAAGCCAAGGAAAAAGTAAGAATGCTTGGCGGAAAAGTTTCAAGCTCTGTCTCGGAGAATATTGATTATCTTGTTTTAGGGGATAATCCAGGATCAAAATTAAAAAGAGCGAAAGAAAAGGAGATTAAAATTATTAAAGAAAATGATTTTTTAAAATTATGTTCTTGA